The following are encoded in a window of Prevotella melaninogenica genomic DNA:
- a CDS encoding Lrp/AsnC family transcriptional regulator: MNNNETLDETDRKILRILQRNSDLTVKELAAKLHLSTSPTFERQKRLERDGYIERYMAVVNPHKVGNGIMVLCNIRLKQHSQELIQEFMNVVQNLEEITECYNTSGDYDFLIKVYAHDMKSYQQFMLNTLGTINCIGSLHSIFIIDETKNTHGVPISML, translated from the coding sequence ATGAATAACAATGAGACTTTAGATGAAACCGACCGTAAAATACTACGTATTCTACAGCGCAACTCAGATCTTACGGTAAAAGAATTAGCCGCAAAACTCCACCTTTCAACCTCTCCCACGTTTGAGCGACAGAAGCGATTGGAGCGTGATGGCTATATAGAAAGATACATGGCGGTTGTGAATCCTCATAAGGTTGGCAATGGTATTATGGTATTATGTAATATCAGACTGAAACAACATTCTCAAGAACTCATACAAGAGTTTATGAATGTTGTGCAGAATCTTGAGGAAATAACAGAGTGTTATAACACCAGTGGTGACTACGATTTCCTTATTAAAGTCTATGCGCATGACATGAAAAGCTATCAACAATTCATGCTCAACACGCTTGGTACGATTAATTGTATAGGAAGTTTACATAGTATCTTTATCATTGACGAAACAAAGAACACACATGGAGTTCCTATCTCTATGCTTTGA
- a CDS encoding 5-methyltetrahydropteroyltriglutamate--homocysteine S-methyltransferase, translating into MSSIRTNAPYRADIVGSFLRPAELKDARKKFVAGEISKDELTKIEDRLITDLIAKQKAHGLKVITDGEFRRSYWHLDFMWGFNGIEEIELEHGYQFHGEETTPGSIRIVGRISGENHPFVEHFKFVKQFEEEGIIVRQTLPAPAQLFAECFRGDNTKDTEKVYPDVNELIHDIAAAYRTVIADLYAAGCRNIQFDDCTWGMVVDKDYWKAHGGDKETIEELATKYLTINNLALEGRPKDIAFTTHICRGNYHSTYAAQGPYDPVAPFVFAQENVDAFYLEYDDERSGGFEPLKYIPNGKKVVLGLITSKHAELEEPSKIIARIKEAEKYISLDDLCLSSQCGFASCEIGNKLTEEEQWAKIDLVQKIAAEVWA; encoded by the coding sequence ATGAGTAGCATAAGAACAAACGCACCATATCGTGCAGACATCGTAGGTAGTTTCCTCCGCCCAGCAGAATTGAAAGATGCAAGAAAGAAATTTGTTGCAGGTGAAATAAGTAAAGACGAATTAACAAAGATAGAAGATCGGTTGATAACCGACCTTATTGCCAAGCAGAAGGCACATGGCTTGAAAGTAATTACGGATGGAGAATTTCGTAGAAGTTACTGGCATCTTGACTTCATGTGGGGTTTCAACGGAATAGAGGAAATTGAACTTGAACATGGCTATCAGTTCCATGGAGAGGAGACAACACCAGGCTCTATTCGTATCGTTGGACGTATCAGTGGAGAGAATCATCCCTTTGTTGAGCATTTCAAGTTTGTTAAACAGTTTGAAGAGGAAGGGATTATTGTACGTCAGACACTTCCTGCTCCAGCACAGTTGTTCGCAGAATGTTTCCGTGGCGATAATACTAAGGATACTGAAAAAGTATATCCAGACGTAAATGAGTTAATTCATGACATAGCCGCAGCATATAGAACAGTAATTGCAGACCTATATGCAGCAGGATGTAGAAATATCCAATTTGATGATTGTACATGGGGTATGGTTGTTGATAAAGACTATTGGAAGGCACATGGTGGCGACAAGGAAACGATAGAGGAGCTTGCTACTAAATATCTAACGATTAATAATTTGGCTCTCGAAGGTAGACCAAAGGATATCGCTTTCACTACTCATATTTGTCGAGGAAACTATCATTCTACTTATGCAGCACAAGGACCTTACGATCCTGTAGCTCCATTCGTATTTGCACAAGAGAATGTTGATGCGTTCTATTTAGAATATGACGATGAACGTTCGGGAGGTTTTGAACCGCTGAAGTATATTCCTAATGGTAAGAAGGTAGTATTGGGACTTATCACAAGTAAGCATGCTGAACTTGAAGAGCCCTCAAAGATTATCGCGCGTATAAAAGAGGCTGAAAAATATATATCACTTGATGACCTCTGTTTAAGTTCACAATGTGGCTTTGCTTCTTGTGAAATTGGTAACAAGCTGACAGAAGAAGAGCAATGGGCTAAAATAGACCTTGTACAGAAAATAGCTGCTGAGGTTTGGGCGTAA
- a CDS encoding O-acetylhomoserine aminocarboxypropyltransferase/cysteine synthase family protein, whose translation MKRNLETICIHGGWQPKKGEPQQLPIYQSTTFRYETSEQMARLFDLEDSGYFYTRLANPTNDAVAKKIAALEGGVGAVLTSSGQAANFYAIINICGAGDHLVTSNTIYGGTYNLFGVTLKKLGIECTFIDPEWDDEKIEAAFQPNTKCFFGETISNPGGKVFDIERFAGIAHKHGVPLIVDNTFATPINCRPFEWGCDIVTHSTTKYMDGHASQVGGVVVDSGNFDWEAYSEKFQGLTTPDESYHGLVYTKSFGKLAYITKLVTQLMRDLGSIPAPQNSYLLNIGLETLHLRMRQHCDNAQKVAEWLEKNEKVAWVNYCGLPSDKYYALGQKYLPNGSCGVIAFGLKGSREDAINFIDSLDFVSIVTHVADARTCVLHPASHTHRQLTDEQLREAGVAPDLIRLSVGIENVDDIIADLEQALK comes from the coding sequence ATGAAAAGAAATCTTGAAACTATATGTATTCATGGCGGCTGGCAACCTAAGAAAGGTGAACCTCAGCAGCTACCCATTTATCAGAGTACAACTTTTAGATATGAGACCAGTGAGCAAATGGCACGTTTGTTTGACTTGGAGGATAGCGGTTATTTCTATACTCGTCTGGCAAACCCTACCAATGATGCTGTAGCCAAGAAGATTGCAGCCCTTGAAGGTGGTGTTGGTGCGGTACTGACTTCTTCTGGTCAGGCTGCTAACTTCTATGCTATCATTAATATTTGTGGAGCAGGCGACCATTTAGTGACTTCTAACACAATCTATGGCGGAACGTATAACCTCTTTGGTGTAACGCTGAAGAAGTTGGGTATTGAATGTACCTTCATAGATCCAGAGTGGGACGATGAAAAGATTGAAGCAGCCTTCCAACCAAATACAAAGTGTTTCTTTGGTGAGACAATTTCTAACCCAGGAGGTAAGGTGTTTGACATCGAACGCTTTGCAGGAATTGCTCATAAGCATGGTGTACCACTGATTGTTGACAATACGTTTGCTACACCAATCAACTGTCGTCCTTTTGAGTGGGGTTGTGATATCGTCACGCATTCTACGACAAAGTATATGGATGGACATGCCTCACAGGTTGGGGGTGTTGTTGTTGATTCGGGGAACTTTGATTGGGAAGCATATAGTGAGAAGTTCCAAGGATTAACAACTCCTGATGAGAGTTATCATGGACTTGTTTATACGAAGTCGTTTGGTAAATTGGCATATATAACGAAGCTCGTTACTCAGTTGATGAGAGACCTCGGAAGTATACCTGCACCGCAGAATTCATACCTGCTTAATATTGGTCTTGAGACCTTGCATCTTCGTATGAGGCAGCATTGTGATAATGCACAGAAGGTGGCAGAGTGGTTGGAAAAGAATGAGAAGGTGGCATGGGTGAACTATTGTGGTCTTCCTTCCGATAAGTATTATGCGTTAGGACAGAAGTATCTTCCAAATGGCTCGTGTGGTGTCATAGCCTTCGGTTTGAAGGGTTCACGAGAGGATGCAATCAACTTTATTGATAGCTTAGACTTCGTTTCTATTGTCACTCACGTAGCTGATGCACGTACTTGTGTTCTGCATCCAGCAAGTCATACTCACCGTCAGTTGACTGACGAACAACTCCGTGAGGCTGGTGTAGCACCAGACTTAATCCGTCTTTCTGTTGGTATTGAGAATGTAGATGACATCATCGCAGATCTTGAACAGGCATTGAAGTAA
- a CDS encoding Gfo/Idh/MocA family protein produces the protein MKISIVGTGMIATEVISLLKTEVKGIEITSIFSHSNVEKAESLAKMNHIERIYTDYAQLLKEDKADFVYIALVNNAHYEFTRMALEAGRNVIVEKPFTLTVAEAEELATMARERKLYLFEAISPLHTPNFRMVKDSLKKIGPIHFVQCNFSQYSSKYERYLQGDIAPAFNPELGGGALNDLNVYNINIVIGLFGQPTATQYFANRGHNGIDTSGVMVLSYPTMTATCTAAKDSSSPSFILIQGEKGWIHIPTPANEFGSVEIMKQGKLTSYRRNAYESRLAHEFMDFKDVWEKEDYKQMEAWLERSVEVVRVMG, from the coding sequence ATGAAGATTAGTATTGTAGGAACAGGAATGATAGCTACAGAAGTTATCTCACTGCTCAAGACAGAAGTAAAAGGGATAGAAATCACCAGTATATTCTCACACAGCAATGTGGAAAAGGCAGAATCTCTTGCGAAGATGAATCATATTGAGCGTATATATACCGACTATGCTCAGTTGCTAAAAGAAGACAAAGCTGACTTCGTTTATATCGCTTTAGTCAACAATGCTCATTATGAATTTACGCGTATGGCATTAGAGGCTGGTAGGAATGTAATTGTAGAAAAGCCTTTCACCCTCACGGTTGCCGAAGCAGAAGAGCTGGCAACAATGGCACGAGAGCGAAAACTCTACCTCTTTGAAGCTATCTCTCCACTCCATACACCTAACTTCCGCATGGTCAAAGATAGTCTAAAGAAGATAGGTCCTATCCACTTTGTACAGTGTAATTTCTCACAATATTCAAGTAAGTACGAACGCTATTTACAGGGTGATATTGCCCCTGCATTCAACCCAGAATTAGGAGGTGGCGCACTGAACGACCTCAATGTCTATAATATCAATATTGTCATAGGTCTTTTCGGACAACCTACCGCAACACAATATTTTGCTAACCGAGGTCACAATGGCATTGATACCTCTGGTGTAATGGTTCTCTCCTATCCTACGATGACTGCCACCTGTACTGCAGCGAAGGATTCAAGTAGTCCATCATTCATTCTCATACAAGGAGAAAAGGGTTGGATACATATCCCAACACCTGCAAACGAGTTTGGTAGTGTTGAAATCATGAAACAAGGAAAGCTAACCAGCTATCGCCGTAACGCCTATGAAAGTCGTCTTGCCCATGAGTTTATGGACTTCAAAGATGTATGGGAGAAGGAGGATTACAAACAGATGGAAGCATGGCTTGAAAGGTCAGTGGAAGTAGTGAGGGTGATGGGGTAA
- a CDS encoding DUF3298 and DUF4163 domain-containing protein yields the protein MAGCKSEKASAAEKVQDSVASPSMVADSVVKKKDVPLVVDSIGKSYSTEKGDVDLAYSFPVSGPQPLVDSLRAYLSSELVWIGDDYSDEGVESKPYSNIADGKGMINYYAKNAYKSISKTLDEIDDPDVAWKPEISKFVMKENETDRYVTYYSSFYTYSGGAHGMASEYGATFDKKTGVMLRNVLSPKDIKALQPILRAGVESYFRGWYEKENDVESRVKEDMDGLSLENGIIPLPGNGVYLSPEGVVFIYGFYEIGAYAIGMPTFTVPYKKIGKFLSPEARRLAGIK from the coding sequence ATGGCTGGATGCAAAAGTGAAAAGGCATCAGCTGCGGAGAAAGTGCAGGACTCTGTGGCTTCTCCTTCTATGGTTGCTGACTCTGTTGTAAAAAAGAAAGATGTACCATTGGTGGTTGATTCTATTGGTAAGTCTTATAGTACAGAGAAGGGTGACGTTGATCTTGCTTATTCCTTCCCTGTGTCAGGACCTCAACCGCTGGTCGATTCGCTCCGTGCTTACCTCTCATCTGAGTTGGTATGGATTGGGGATGACTATAGTGATGAGGGCGTAGAGTCTAAACCTTATAGCAATATTGCAGATGGTAAGGGAATGATTAACTACTATGCTAAGAATGCTTATAAGAGTATAAGCAAAACTTTAGATGAAATTGATGACCCAGATGTGGCTTGGAAACCTGAAATCTCCAAGTTTGTAATGAAGGAAAATGAAACGGATCGTTATGTTACGTACTATTCTTCTTTTTACACATATTCAGGTGGTGCACATGGAATGGCTTCAGAATATGGGGCTACTTTCGACAAGAAGACGGGTGTTATGCTGCGGAATGTATTGAGTCCGAAGGATATAAAAGCACTTCAACCTATCCTTAGAGCTGGTGTTGAAAGCTATTTCAGGGGGTGGTATGAAAAAGAGAATGATGTTGAAAGCCGTGTAAAGGAAGATATGGATGGGCTCTCTCTTGAGAATGGTATTATCCCATTACCAGGAAATGGTGTTTATCTTTCTCCAGAGGGTGTGGTGTTTATCTATGGATTCTATGAGATTGGTGCTTATGCTATCGGAATGCCTACCTTTACTGTTCCTTATAAGAAGATAGGAAAGTTCCTTTCGCCTGAGGCAAGACGCCTTGCAGGGATTAAGTAA
- a CDS encoding alpha/beta hydrolase-fold protein, which translates to MKHKKEIVEIGEHTCILHSEENAKFFIIQPVDSNDTAELERQITYIEDNSQASFIHIAVRINKWNAELTPWPAPPVFGKVPFGDGAHSTLLYIIDQLIPTLKTQFFLELNKSNTVLGGYSLAGLFSLWAGYQQSVPFRGIVSASPSAWYTGWLDYANSHYPQVEHAYLSLGDKEEKTKTKLMSTISKDILRQEQIFKDKGVNCKMEWNEGNHFQDNGVRIAKGFVWMMHQ; encoded by the coding sequence ATGAAACATAAAAAGGAGATTGTTGAGATTGGAGAGCACACTTGCATCCTACATAGCGAAGAAAACGCAAAGTTTTTCATTATTCAACCTGTTGATAGTAATGACACAGCGGAGTTAGAGCGACAAATCACCTACATAGAAGACAACTCACAGGCATCTTTCATTCATATTGCTGTTCGGATAAATAAATGGAATGCCGAGCTAACCCCTTGGCCTGCTCCACCAGTATTTGGAAAGGTTCCTTTTGGTGATGGCGCTCATTCCACCTTATTATATATAATAGATCAACTTATCCCAACCTTAAAGACACAATTTTTTTTAGAGCTCAATAAAAGTAACACCGTCTTAGGAGGATATTCATTAGCAGGACTTTTTAGCCTTTGGGCAGGTTACCAACAGAGTGTTCCTTTCCGTGGAATTGTCTCAGCATCCCCATCTGCATGGTATACTGGTTGGTTAGACTATGCCAACTCCCACTATCCACAAGTAGAACACGCATATCTCAGCCTTGGCGACAAAGAAGAGAAAACAAAAACAAAATTGATGTCAACTATCAGTAAAGACATCCTACGCCAAGAACAAATCTTTAAAGACAAAGGTGTCAACTGTAAGATGGAATGGAATGAAGGCAACCATTTCCAAGACAACGGAGTCAGAATTGCCAAAGGCTTTGTTTGGATGATGCACCAATAA
- a CDS encoding IS1634 family transposase, with protein sequence MHANVQTRFNPATGDMAPYYRIKESYRDVQGHVHSLILLNIGFEPSLTAVQVRKIAYALTERFKNRSTPSLFKEYLDGLTPIEQAKADEWWSRMEKEGGIDRFNKEEQRSLRKYENYIDLETANYTDARNVGAEWLCKQTIDKLQLEGFLRKNGWTENAIHTALSALIVRTVYAVSERSSYYYLRDNSAAAELYSGVPGWTPGINSLYKITDKLYELKEQLEHHLCSITDVLFNIDNKLMLFDLTNFYFEGSKRNSDKAKFGRSKEKRSDCKLLVLALCINKEGFIRYSSILEGNTADSKSLPNMIDTLAKRNPSRTKDTLVVMDAGVATEENLELIKKKGYNYLCVSRTQMKDYTLSDDNKSVTVMDARRQKITLKEVKTEDDKDYYLEITSPSKAMTESSMNRVWRERFEMELQRINEGISKKGGTKTYEKVVERTGRAIQKYPSIAKFYQISYIKNEKKPKQMLRVDWEIKDLSAMESGHGVYFLRSNVRTLSERVTWEYYNLIREIECTNRQLKNDLNLRPIYHQKDERSDAHLFFGLLAYWVVNTIRCQLKREGESSYWTEIVRRMSTQKLVTTKGKNPLGETIEMRQCSSPSKQAKQIYDKLNLKHSPFKKNKICRTQSP encoded by the coding sequence ATGCACGCAAATGTACAGACACGATTCAACCCTGCCACAGGGGACATGGCTCCTTATTATCGCATCAAGGAGTCATATCGTGATGTGCAGGGTCATGTACATTCGCTAATTCTTTTGAACATCGGGTTCGAACCTTCACTTACTGCTGTACAGGTTCGAAAAATTGCATACGCTCTTACCGAACGCTTCAAAAACAGAAGTACACCCTCGCTTTTCAAAGAATACCTTGACGGTCTTACTCCTATTGAACAGGCAAAGGCTGACGAATGGTGGAGCCGTATGGAGAAAGAAGGTGGAATCGATCGGTTTAATAAGGAAGAGCAGAGGTCGCTGAGAAAATATGAGAACTACATAGACCTTGAGACGGCAAACTATACTGACGCAAGGAATGTTGGTGCTGAGTGGCTCTGCAAGCAGACAATAGACAAGCTGCAATTAGAGGGTTTCCTGCGCAAAAACGGCTGGACGGAAAATGCAATACACACGGCTTTGTCAGCATTGATTGTTCGCACGGTATATGCTGTTTCTGAACGTTCATCTTATTATTATTTGCGCGATAACTCGGCTGCCGCTGAACTTTATAGTGGAGTTCCTGGCTGGACACCAGGAATCAATTCTCTGTATAAAATCACTGATAAATTATATGAACTAAAGGAACAGTTAGAGCATCATCTGTGCAGCATTACTGACGTTCTCTTTAATATAGACAACAAGTTGATGCTCTTCGACTTAACCAACTTCTATTTCGAGGGTAGCAAGCGTAATAGCGATAAAGCCAAGTTCGGTCGTTCAAAAGAAAAGCGCTCTGATTGTAAGCTACTTGTACTTGCATTATGTATCAATAAAGAAGGTTTTATACGTTATTCTTCTATCTTGGAGGGTAATACAGCAGATTCCAAGTCTCTACCCAATATGATTGATACGCTGGCAAAGAGGAATCCATCAAGAACCAAAGATACGCTTGTTGTCATGGATGCAGGTGTTGCCACAGAAGAGAACTTGGAGTTAATAAAGAAAAAGGGTTACAATTATCTCTGCGTATCCCGTACGCAAATGAAGGACTATACGCTCAGTGATGATAACAAGAGCGTTACGGTAATGGATGCCCGTCGGCAGAAGATAACGCTGAAAGAGGTTAAGACAGAGGATGATAAGGATTATTATCTCGAAATAACATCTCCTTCGAAAGCTATGACAGAGTCGTCCATGAACAGGGTTTGGAGAGAGCGTTTTGAGATGGAACTGCAGAGGATAAACGAAGGAATCTCCAAGAAAGGTGGAACAAAAACCTATGAAAAGGTTGTTGAACGTACAGGACGTGCCATACAGAAGTACCCTTCTATAGCGAAGTTCTACCAGATAAGCTACATAAAAAATGAGAAGAAACCCAAGCAGATGCTGCGTGTAGACTGGGAGATAAAAGACCTCTCGGCAATGGAATCTGGTCATGGAGTCTATTTCCTCCGTAGCAATGTCAGGACACTTTCTGAACGTGTAACATGGGAATACTACAATCTCATTCGTGAGATAGAATGTACGAACAGACAACTAAAGAATGATCTCAACCTCCGTCCTATCTATCATCAGAAAGATGAGCGAAGCGACGCACACCTTTTCTTCGGTTTATTAGCCTACTGGGTGGTAAACACTATCCGTTGTCAATTAAAACGAGAAGGAGAATCCAGTTACTGGACTGAGATAGTACGACGTATGAGTACCCAAAAGCTCGTCACCACAAAAGGGAAGAATCCATTAGGTGAAACCATCGAGATGCGCCAATGTAGTAGTCCTTCGAAGCAAGCAAAACAGATATACGATAAGTTGAACTTAAAACACTCACCATTCAAAAAGAATAAAATTTGTAGGACACAGAGCCCATAA
- a CDS encoding ISAon1 family transposase N-terminal region protein, translating into MKSHQLLRCIFPDVLADYFDVVDIQESVSQFDFWLDERNFMEKSDHKLGTVSSYGFTSERVIQDFPLRGKAVYLHVRRRKWRDSSNGEIFTYSYDDLTAEGSKLSPEFVSFLKE; encoded by the coding sequence ATGAAGAGTCACCAATTATTACGTTGCATCTTTCCAGATGTACTTGCCGACTACTTTGATGTGGTCGATATTCAAGAGAGTGTTTCTCAGTTTGATTTTTGGCTTGACGAGCGTAATTTTATGGAAAAGTCAGACCATAAGTTAGGCACCGTAAGCAGTTATGGTTTTACCAGCGAGCGTGTTATTCAGGACTTCCCCCTTCGTGGCAAAGCAGTTTACCTCCATGTTCGCCGTCGCAAATGGCGTGACAGTTCCAACGGAGAGATATTTACTTATTCATATGATGATTTGACGGCTGAGGGCAGTAAACTATCCCCCGAGTTCGTTTCTTTTTTAAAAGAATAG
- a CDS encoding ISAon1 family transposase → MESTAESIASIGAHYGVNGKLLSTQYKEHLSDYRSWDQLDHAQDWLLFEDNIGENLSIDETCLSSGEVYTFLTNKAGKGRKGTLVAVVKGTKAEDVIQILKTINLSKRETVKEITLDLSSSMMRIARSVFPKALITNDRFHVQKLYYDALDDMRIAYRWMARDKENEEIKEAKSKGKEYIPFRYSNGDTRKQLLARAKFILTKHKTKWTETQKGRAQIIFEHYPTLKKAYDLAMKLTDIYNIKSIKDAARLKLAKWFNEVEELGVDNFYTVIDTFENHYQTILNFFVNRATNANAESFNAKVKAFRAQFRGVTDIPFFLYRLMKLCA, encoded by the coding sequence ATTGAGTCCACTGCAGAGAGCATCGCAAGTATCGGTGCTCACTATGGCGTAAATGGCAAGCTGTTATCCACACAGTACAAGGAACATCTCAGTGATTATCGTAGCTGGGATCAGTTAGATCATGCTCAAGACTGGCTATTGTTTGAAGACAACATAGGAGAGAATCTAAGTATTGATGAGACCTGTCTAAGTAGTGGCGAGGTTTATACTTTTCTGACCAACAAGGCGGGAAAGGGCAGAAAAGGGACTTTGGTAGCTGTGGTTAAAGGGACCAAGGCTGAGGACGTCATCCAAATTCTCAAGACGATAAACCTTTCTAAACGGGAGACTGTCAAAGAGATAACACTCGATTTATCATCTTCTATGATGCGTATAGCCCGCTCTGTTTTTCCCAAAGCACTTATTACCAATGACAGATTTCATGTACAGAAACTATATTATGATGCTCTGGATGACATGCGTATCGCTTACCGATGGATGGCAAGAGATAAAGAGAATGAGGAGATAAAAGAAGCTAAAAGTAAGGGAAAGGAATATATACCATTTAGATACAGCAATGGTGACACGCGTAAGCAGTTGCTCGCCAGAGCAAAGTTCATATTGACCAAGCACAAGACCAAGTGGACTGAAACACAGAAAGGTAGGGCACAAATCATCTTTGAACATTATCCGACACTGAAAAAGGCATATGACTTGGCTATGAAACTTACCGATATTTATAACATCAAGAGCATCAAGGATGCTGCAAGGCTGAAGCTGGCAAAATGGTTTAATGAGGTTGAAGAGCTGGGAGTGGACAATTTCTACACAGTGATTGACACGTTTGAAAATCATTATCAAACCATACTCAATTTCTTTGTAAACAGAGCTACGAATGCAAATGCCGAGTCATTCAATGCTAAGGTTAAGGCATTCAGGGCACAGTTCAGAGGAGTCACAGATATTCCTTTCTTTTTATATAGGCTTATGAAATTGTGTGCTTAA
- a CDS encoding DUF4112 domain-containing protein — MIERNSNKVLVSDLDVEDRIKGGDNNISFDKSETINNAEDTIESREESMNSYKEPLNSRKERRRQRREKRIQGLKESRSFWLISTITKWADKYFLDALLGFIPSVGDLVSSAFGLPFIYVSLVKVRSIPLTLAIIYNYLVDILLGSIPFFIGDAIDFFSKAHVKNLNLITRYVEGDKKTIRKVRSKALVTAILIILLSVFIYFVFRLLIGVTEWTWSLLVAMFNWLIALLNGLYS; from the coding sequence ATGATAGAAAGGAATAGTAATAAGGTCTTGGTGTCTGATTTGGATGTTGAGGATAGAATTAAGGGTGGGGATAATAATATCTCTTTTGATAAGTCTGAAACTATAAATAATGCTGAGGATACTATAGAAAGCCGTGAGGAGTCTATGAATAGTTATAAAGAGCCTTTAAATAGCAGAAAAGAACGACGGAGACAAAGAAGAGAGAAGAGAATTCAGGGATTAAAGGAGTCGAGGTCGTTTTGGCTTATTAGTACGATAACGAAATGGGCAGATAAGTATTTTTTAGATGCACTCCTTGGTTTTATTCCATCTGTTGGTGACCTCGTTTCTTCTGCTTTTGGTCTTCCTTTTATATATGTTTCTTTGGTAAAGGTGAGGTCAATCCCACTTACTTTAGCCATTATATATAACTATTTAGTAGATATACTTTTGGGAAGTATTCCTTTCTTTATAGGCGATGCTATCGATTTTTTCAGTAAGGCACACGTAAAGAATTTAAACTTGATTACACGCTATGTAGAAGGAGATAAGAAAACTATACGGAAAGTGAGGTCAAAGGCTTTGGTAACAGCGATTCTTATTATTCTTCTTAGTGTATTTATCTATTTTGTCTTCAGATTATTGATAGGCGTAACAGAATGGACTTGGAGCTTACTAGTGGCAATGTTTAATTGGCTAATAGCCTTATTAAATGGTTTATATAGCTAA